In Bifidobacterium scardovii JCM 12489 = DSM 13734, the genomic stretch GTTCACGATCCGCGTGTCTACGTCAGGCTCCACCAACGCCACCGTCACACTGCAGGATCGCGGGGGCATACCGTTCGGAGCCCCCCAGATCACGGCCATCACCAGCGTGCTGCAGATCAGCGACATGAGCGGATTCGTGATCATCGGATCCGCCGTCGTGCTGGGGCTGCTCGGCTTGTGGCGCCAGTTCCATCGTAAGAAGGATCCGGACGAATGAGTTCATCGGTAGGACGCAATTCACTGATCATGGCCGCCGGCACGGCCGCGTCCCGCGTGACCGGGCAGGTGCGCACCATCCTGCTTGCGGCCGCGTTGGGCACCACCGGCATCGCGGCGAACGCCTATCAGGCCGGCGCGATGATCCCGCAGGCCGTCTTCGCCCTCGTTTCCGGAGGCATCTTCAACGCGGTGCTGGTGCCGCAGATCGTGCGCACGCTCAAGGAGAAGGACGCCGAGGAACGGCTGAACAAGCTCATCTCGCTCGCCATCGCGCTGCTGCTGGCGATCACCGCGCTGATGACGGTCGCCACCCCGTTGCTGACCCGGCTGTACGTCGGGCAGGACACCGGCCCCGAGATGCAGGCGCTGACCAACGCGTTCACCCTGTGGTGCATGCCGCAGATCTTTTTTTACGGCCTGTATACGGTACTCGGCCAGATTCTGGCCGCGAAGAACCACTTCGGCATGTATGCGTGGAGTTCCGTCGGCGCGAACGTCATCAGCTGCGCCGGCTTCACCGCGTTCATCCTGCTCTTCGGCAAGGCGAACGAGCAGCCGCTGGAGTTCTGGACGCCCGCCAGAATCACGCTGATAGCCGGCTCCTGGACGCTTGGCGTGGCGTTCCAGGCACTTATCCTGTTCCTGCCGCTGATGCGCTGTGGGCTGCGTTACCGGCCGAAATGGGGCATCTCCGGCATCGGCCTGCGCGCGATGGGTTCGGTCGCCGGCTGGAGCATCGGCATCGTCGTCGTCGACCAGCTGGCCAGCATCATCAGCACGCGCATCACGACCAGCGCCCCGGCGACCGCCGAGCGGCTGCTCGGCATCGCGCAGATCGACGTCGCCGGCAACGCGACCTACCAGAACGCCTTCACGCTGTATGTGCTGCCGTACTCGCTGATCGCCGTGTCGGTCGCCACCGCGATGTTCCCCCGCATCTCGCAGGCGATCGGCGATCGCGACATCGACGATGCCCGGGGGCTGTTCAGCCAATCGCTGCGCAATGTCGGCGTGCTCATGATCTTCTTCACGGTCGCGTTCATCGTGATGCCGGTGCCGGTCATCCTCGCGCTGCTGCCGTCGGTCAGCGTCAAGGAGGCGATCATGATCGCCGCCCCGCTGATGACGCAGGGCATAGGCCTGCCCCTGTCCAGCGCCTATCTGATCATCCAGCGCACGTTCTACGCCTTCGAGGACGGCAAGAACCCGTTCCTCTTCATGCTGCTGTTCAACATCCTGTATGTGGGCATCCTGCTCGGGTCCACGCATGTGCTGTCGCCGGTGTACTGGGTCACCATGCTGGGCATCTCCTCGACGATAGGCCACCTGCTGGCGTTCCCGTTCCTGGTCAAACCGCTGCGCGCGCGATTCGGCGGGCATTTGGACGGCAAGCGCATCACCATCGCCTATCTCAAGGCGGTGGTGGCCGGCGTCGCCGCCGTGGTGTGCGGCCTGGCGCTGCAGCATCCGGTGTATCGTCTGGTCGGCGCGCAAATCGGCCGAGACGACGGATCGATGAATTGGTTCCAGGCGGTGGCCGTCTGCGTGATCCTCACGGTGGTGTCAGTCGCGGTCTATGCCGCGGTGCTGTGGCTGATGCGGTCGGATGAGCTGGTCAGCGCGACGCGCATGGTCGCGGCTCGGCTGGGGATGGGCAGGGCCGGTGCAAAGACCGGAGCCGTGGCCGACGGCGATGCGGCGGATCACGGTGCCGCGCACGACGCCGCACAGGGTACCGACACCGCTTCCGCGGTCGGTCGGCCGGCCGCCGATCCGGCCGACCGACCCCGCCTGTCCGGCGACGCTCAACCCCCTGTTCCGGCGGTGTCCGCGAATGCGGCCAGCCCGCTTGCCTCGACCACACCGACGGCTAGAATGGCACAGCAACCGCAGTCATCGGAACATACGCATTACGGAGTCGGAAAAAGCATGAAGCCTCAGCTGGGAGATACCATCGCCAACCGCTATACGCTGGTGGCACTGTTGCGCGACGAGACCGGCTTGGAGGCGTGGAAGGCAAGCGACCGAGTGCTCACCCGAGACTGCCAGCTGTTCCTGATCACCGACAGGCGGGTGCTGGACCAGGTGACGGCGATCGCCTCGGCGCTGGCGCTTATCAAGAACCGCCAGTTCACCCAGGTGCTGCA encodes the following:
- a CDS encoding murein biosynthesis integral membrane protein MurJ — encoded protein: MSSSVGRNSLIMAAGTAASRVTGQVRTILLAAALGTTGIAANAYQAGAMIPQAVFALVSGGIFNAVLVPQIVRTLKEKDAEERLNKLISLAIALLLAITALMTVATPLLTRLYVGQDTGPEMQALTNAFTLWCMPQIFFYGLYTVLGQILAAKNHFGMYAWSSVGANVISCAGFTAFILLFGKANEQPLEFWTPARITLIAGSWTLGVAFQALILFLPLMRCGLRYRPKWGISGIGLRAMGSVAGWSIGIVVVDQLASIISTRITTSAPATAERLLGIAQIDVAGNATYQNAFTLYVLPYSLIAVSVATAMFPRISQAIGDRDIDDARGLFSQSLRNVGVLMIFFTVAFIVMPVPVILALLPSVSVKEAIMIAAPLMTQGIGLPLSSAYLIIQRTFYAFEDGKNPFLFMLLFNILYVGILLGSTHVLSPVYWVTMLGISSTIGHLLAFPFLVKPLRARFGGHLDGKRITIAYLKAVVAGVAAVVCGLALQHPVYRLVGAQIGRDDGSMNWFQAVAVCVILTVVSVAVYAAVLWLMRSDELVSATRMVAARLGMGRAGAKTGAVADGDAADHGAAHDAAQGTDTASAVGRPAADPADRPRLSGDAQPPVPAVSANAASPLASTTPTARMAQQPQSSEHTHYGVGKSMKPQLGDTIANRYTLVALLRDETGLEAWKASDRVLTRDCQLFLITDRRVLDQVTAIASALALIKNRQFTQVLQMQRHGDAALIITQLDAGLSLTHYLKSSTGRILSFNAMRSIMGETTQAVRTLLSQGLTHQAIGTDTVRVSVEGVQLADTPLSSMLQDVSGSASQNLPAEVTAVRQLAALLYAMLTRTPSSPDARFDLSRIGADVPGEFKLICKRGLGLPGNGTDLPMSSLAELDALLGDWTPLGRLLDRDIALPGISGDASISSVTLLPRDGADLADIPGDIINSNPMPALTLNMPKYSTALDSDDVVDVTPMTGDLFSAFDGQTGTPNKSTLSLDVSSIRHPSEESEAAPETVAIQPPQPVVPIDPSMEETQIIPPIGSEPIPHGGDAPTDDAYEPDQQSKFTLNIPADETVADQKLFGGLPTKIISVIVGVIVLIVAGTLAVNSLIDDTQGNIGGSGASSDPFSDENLDAVPFGKSTNGSQSDNTDSADSADKKDGNGTDQSKDSADTANKDANKNQSSDNANDSKKQSSDSNKSDSNKKDDSSKQTVETKDKNVQSVPAPRYENNTPLSIASQQFVTDPGGQRGYAYHLHLNEAHDTYRLVVHITTSGGKGYIYANTTGDPNQGDQVGEFTFAEGGTTEVKFTKVTKTQDIVMWVPADSMPNNQLYIQKVELF